The Chaetodon auriga isolate fChaAug3 chromosome 3, fChaAug3.hap1, whole genome shotgun sequence genome has a window encoding:
- the ddx59 gene encoding putative ATP-dependent RNA helicase DDX59 yields the protein MFMPRALKVKRPVQGSSQVLNKKRKVDEEERKDEGSSATPLQKERAGEDTRTQDETVQAGADSADLTERSVSEDGHKSASSDDDDDEEEEEEEEEPVKSFKKNQRWPEPGEPVCVMCGRYGEYICDSTDNDVCSLECKAKHLVQMGMGTGADVFDHKDKNGDERTQQPAADTGGVCENEAGYSYREDGFISGLTDEQVKRIKQELGIETQGSDVRRPIVEFEHCGFPATLSGNLKKAGYEAPTPVQMQMVPVGLTGRDVIASADTGSGKTVAFLLPVVVRALEKPAHSACSPVALVLTPTRELAIQIERQAQELVMGLPNMRTALLVGGMPLPPQLHRLKSSIKIVIATPGRLLEILKQKAVQLDKVKVVVVDEVDTMLKMGFQQQVLEVLEQVPEERQTLLTSATIPKGTEELAGRLVRDPVRIAIGEKNQPCANVRQILLWVEEPSKKKKLFEILNDSKLYQPPVVVFVDCKLGADLLCEAVAKVTGLKTVAIHSDKSQWERNRILRGLLDGDFEVVISTGVLGRGLDLVNVRLVVNFDMPNTMDEYVHQVGRAGRLGHRGTAITFLNNNNKRLFLEVVNRVKPTGSILPPQLLNSPHLHEQQRRQRQKAKHGPDDVLVTKNNLLDIIRKHDRRKK from the exons ATGTTTATGCCAAGAGCCCTGAAAGTGAAGAGACCTGTCCAGGGCTCCAGCCAAGTTTTGAATAAGAAACGCAAAgtagatgaagaggagagaaaagatgaaggcAGTTCAGCGACACCTCTTCAGAAGGAGAGAGCAGGTGAAGACACCAGAACTCAGGATGAGACAGTACAAGCAGGTGCAGACTCTGCTGATTTGACAGAGCGGTCAGTGAGTGAAGATGGACATAAGTCTGCTtcaagtgatgatgatgatgatgaggaggaggaggaggaggaggaggagcctgTCAAATCATTCAAAAAGAACCAGAGATGGCCGGAGCCAGGAGAGCCTGTCTGTGTCATGTGTGGTCGCTATGGGGAATACATTTGTGACAGCACGGACAACGACGTTTGCAGTCTTGAGTGCAAAGCCAAACATTTGGTCCAAATGGGAATGGGGACAGGGGCAGATGTGTTTGACCACAAGGACAAAAATGGAGATGAAAGGACTCAGCAGCCGGCAGCTGACACTGGGGGAGTGTGTGAAAATGAGGCAGGCTATTCCTACAGGGAAGATGGGTTCATATCAGGCCTGACAGATGAGCAGGTGAAGCGGATTAAACAGGAGCTGGGCATTGAAACCCAGGGGAGCGATGTCAGGAGGCCCATCGTTGAGTTTGAACACTGCGGCTTCCCTGCCACGCTGAGCGGCAACCTGAAAAAAGCCGGTTATGAGGCGCCCACGCCGGTCCAGATGCAAATGGTGCCTGTTGGTCTCACCGGCAGGGATGTGATTGCCAGCGCTGACACAGGCTCGGGCAAGACTGTTGCCTTCCTGCTGCCAGTGGTAGTGAGGGCACTGGAG AAACCAGCACACAGTGCGTGTAGCCCTGTGGCTCTCGTCCTGACCCCCACCAGGGAGCTGGCCATTCAGATAGAGAGACAGGCCCAAGAGCTGGTGATGGGCCTCCCCAACATGAGAACCGCTCTGCTGGTGGGCGGCATGCCGCTTCCACCACAACTCCATCGCCTCAAAAGCAGCATCAAA ATTGTCATTGCCACCCCTGGGCGACTCCTTGAGATCCTGAAGCAGAAGGCAGTGCAGCTGGACAAAGTGAAGGTTGTGGTGGTTGATGAG GTCGACACTATGTTGAAGATGGGCTTCCAGCAGCAGGTACTGGAGGTTTTGGAGCAAGTCCCCGAAGAACGCCAGACTCTGCTGACGTCAGCCACCATCCCAAAAGGGACGGAGGAGCTGGCCGGCCGATTGGTACGTGACCCTGTCCGTATCGCTATTGGGGAGAAGAACCAGCCCTGTGCCAACGTGAGGCAGATCCTGCTGTGGGTAGAGGAACCctcgaagaagaagaagctgtttgagATTCTCAAT GACAGTAAGCTGTACCAGCCTCCAGTGGTGGTGTTTGTAGACTGTAAACTGGGGGCTGATCTGCTGTGCGAGGCGGTCGCCAAGGTGACAGGCCTAAAGACTGTGGCAATCCACTCTGACAAGAGCCAGTGGGAACGCAACCGCATCCTCAGG GGTCTTCTGGACGGAGACTTTGAAGTGGTGATCAGTACAGGTGTGCTAGGCAGAGGACTGGACCTCGTCAACGTCAGATTGGTGGTTAACTTTGACATGCCAAACACAATGGATGAGTATGTCCATCAG GTGGGCAGGGCAGGCCGGCtgggacacagagggacagcCATCACttttctcaacaacaacaacaagcggCTGTTCCTGGAGGTGGTGAACAGGGTCAAACCCACAGGGTCCATCCTGCCCCCTCAGCTCCTCAACTCACCCCACCTCcatgagcagcagaggaggcaaaGGCAGAAAGCTAAGCACGGGCCTGATGACGTGCTGGTCACTAAGAACAATCTATTAGACATCATAAGGAAACACGACCGTCGCAAAAAGTAA